One segment of Theobroma cacao cultivar B97-61/B2 chromosome 9, Criollo_cocoa_genome_V2, whole genome shotgun sequence DNA contains the following:
- the LOC18589941 gene encoding serine--glyoxylate aminotransferase yields MDYVYGPGRNHLFVPGPVNIPEPVIRAMNRNNEDYRSPAIPAMTKTLLEDVKMIFKTTTGTPFMIPTTGTGAWESALTNTLSPGDRIVSFLIGQFSLLWIDQQQRLNFNVDVVESEWGQGANLEILAEKLASDYTHTIKAICIVHNETATGVTNNLATVRKLLDHYRHPALLLVDGVSSICALDFRMDEWGVDVALTGSQKALSLPTGIGLVCASPKALEASKSAKSVRVFFDWNDYLKFYKLGTFWPYTPSVQLLYGLRAALDLIFEEGLDNVIARHSRLGKATRLAVEAWGLKNCTQKEEWYSDTVTAVLVPPYIDSTEIVRRAWKRYNLSLGLGLNKVAGKVFRIGHLGNLNELQLLGCLAGVEMILKDVGYPVKLGSGVAAACAYLQNTIPMIPSRI; encoded by the exons ATGGACTACGTGTATGGACCAGGAAGAAACCATCTCTTTGTTCCAGGGCCAGTTAACATCCCGGAACCTGTTATTCGGGCCATGAACAGGAACAATGAGGATTACCGTTCCCCTGCCATTCCTGCAATGACAAAAACTCTTCTGGAGGATGTCAAGATGATTTTCAAGACTACTACTGGAACTCCTTTTATGATCCCAACTACGG GAACTGGTGCATGGGAGAGTGCACTTACTAATACCCTGTCTCCTGGAGATCGAATTGTATCTTTCCTTATTGGACAATTCAGTCTGCTCTGGATTGATCAGCAGCAACGCCTTAATTTCAATGTTGATGTAGTTGAAAGTGAGTGGGGTCAAGGTGCTAACCTTGAAATTCTGGCAGAAAAGCTTGCATCTGATTACACACACACAATCAAGGCTATTTGCATTGTTCACAATGAGACTGCAACTGGAGTCACCAACAACCTGGCTACAGTGCGGAAACTACTTG ATCACTACAGGCACCCAGCACTACTTCTTGTTGATGGAGTGTCCTCAATTTGTGCCCTTGATTTCCGTATGGATGAATGGGGAGTCGACGTGGCTTTAACTGGCTCTCAGAAGGCACTTTCTCTTCCCACAGGAATTGGTCTTGTCTGTGCAAGCCCCAAAGCTCTAGAGGCATCCAAAAGTGCAAAATCTGTCAGAGTTTTCTTTGACTGGAATGACTACCTCAAGTTCTACAAACTGGGAACGTTTTGGCCATACACCCCTTCAGTCCAACTGTTGTATGGGCTTAGAGCAGCTCTGGATCTTATTTTTGAGGAAGGACTTGACAATGTGATTGCAAGGCATAGCCGTTTGGGAAAAGCAACAAG GCTTGCCGTGGAGGCTTGGGGCTTGAAGAACTGCACACAAAAGGAGGAATGGTACAGTGACACTGTGACTGCTGTCCTTGTTCCCCCATATATTGATAGTACAGAAATTGTTAGAAGGGCATGGAAGAGATACAATTTAAGCTTAGGTCTGGGCCTTAACAAAGTGGCTGGTAAAGTGTTCAGAATAGGACATCTTGGAAACCTAAATGAG TTGCAACTGTTGGGTTGTCTAGCTGGTGTGGAGATGATACTCAAAGATGTGGGATATCCAGTTAAGCTTGGAAGTGGAGTTGCCGCTGCCTGTGCATACTTGCAGAACACCATTCCTATGATCCCTTCCAGAATTTGA
- the LOC18589942 gene encoding F-box protein At1g30200 — translation MSSKPEEDSYSDNFDRLPDALLLFIFNKLQDAKSLSNCLLVSKRFFSLTPFTDTIFVSIPTPHHLSKPWTAASHMNTLRLLVHSLFLKPLKCFHHITAPKSATRSFDSSHHQPNAVLKNFKEIKSLHLELPSHGDDLGSDCGASFLKWKAEFGSNLETCIILGATSFERSNKFSSSSFCFQQKEQECMEQTLTDDELKLRVIWTISCLIAASTRHYWFKKILADHPIPILQRLLISDANKQGKLYMGTEELVQLRNSMNSQKETLESSTLERTPVPELSMKLWYLPVLELPESGYVMRGATLVLIRPVAWTTERRNSDLTVGKLDLEGDGKAFSEAVREMIKVKKNYLMTMSSF, via the coding sequence ATGTCTTCTAAACCAGAAGAAGATTCATATTCAGATAACTTTGATCGTCTGCCAGATGCTCTTCTTCTCTTCATCTTCAACAAATTGCAAGACGCCAAATCTCTTAGCAATTGTCTTTTGGTCTCAAAGCGTTTCTTTTCCCTTACTCCCTTCACCGACACCATTTTTGTCTCAATCCCAACTCCCCACCACCTGTCAAAACCATGGACAGCGGCTTCTCATATGAATACCTTGAGACTTCTTGTCCATAGCTTGTTCCTCAAACCACTCAAATGTTTCCATCATATTACGGCTCCGAAGTCAGCCACAAGGTCATTCGATAGTTCACATCATCAGCCAAATGCAGttttgaagaatttcaaggaaataaaatcaTTGCATTTAGAGCTTCCATCACATGGGGATGACTTGGGGTCAGATTGTGGAGCTTCTTTCCTTAAATGGAAAGCAGAGTTTGGCAGCAACTTGGAGACTTGCATTATTCTTGGAGCAACATCTTTTGAAAGAAGTAACAAATTCTCGTCATCAAGCTTTTGCTTCCAACAAAAAGAGCAGGAATGCATGGAACAAACATTAACCGATGATGAGCTGAAACTACGAGTTATATGGACCATCTCTTGCTTGATTGCGGCTTCAACTAGGCATTATTGgttcaagaaaattttggcTGACCATCCAATTCCAATCCTTCAAAGACTGCTGATTTCTGATGCAAATAAGCAAGGGAAGCTTTATATGGGAACAGAAGAGCTGGTTCAGCTGAGGAATTCCATGAACTCACAAAAAGAAACATTAGAATCATCAACATTGGAGAGGACCCCAGTTCCAGAATTGAGCATGAAGCTATGGTACTTGCCCGTGCTAGAGTTGCCAGAGTCAGGATATGTGATGAGAGGGGCGACACTTGTCCTTATCAGACCTGTTGCTTGGACGACTGAAAGGAGGAATAGTGATTTAACGGTGGGGAAGTTGGACTTGGAGGGAGATGGGAAGGCTTTCAGCGAAGCTGTAAGGGAGATGATcaaagtgaagaagaattaCTTGATGACAATGAGCTCCTTTTGA
- the LOC18589943 gene encoding KRR1 small subunit processome component homolog — MGIIHNQIRQLIAQKPTTKFCPQKTAFRVLLYNCLCFLPATSKGSGKSKEQKHKQTLPSPNGATPAQQPPSAAWVGENCSCRFFSLVPASFSSQGFLEVKMEQENVEEEVNLQQKKKHKGKHDKPKPWDEDPNIDRWKIDKFDPSWNPDGLLEISSFSTIFPRYREKYLQEAWPKVKSALKEYGIAAELNLVEGSMTVSTTRKTRDPYIIIKARDLIKLLSRSVPAPQAIKILDDEMQCDIIKIGSLVRNKERFVKRRQRLVGPNSSTLKALEILTSCYILVQGNTVAAMGAFKGLKQVRRIVEDCIENKMHPVYHIKILMMKKELEKDPTLKNENWDRFLPKFKKKNVQTKKVKSKEKKPYTPFPPPQQPSKIDQELESGEYFLSEKKKLAKKWQEKQEKQAQKTAENKRKREESFVPPKEPVKQDSRESENDKEDVAVLTMSLKQKAKEFGKQKSFQNINAEEYIAAPAGKQPLKKKKKSKHT, encoded by the exons ATGGGGATAATCCACAATCAAATACGACAACTAATTGCCCAAAAGCCCACGACCAAATTTTGCCCACAGAAAACAGCATTTCGGGTTCTTTTGTATAATTGTTTGTGCTTCCTTCCAGCAACCTCCAAAGGAAGTGGcaaaagcaaagaacaaaaacacaaacaaaCCCTTCCTTCCCCAAACGGAGCCACCCCAGCCCAGCAGCCTCCAAGTGCGGCGTGGGTCGGCGAGAACTGCAGCTGTCGCTTCTTCAGTTTGGTGCCAgcttctttctcttctcaaG GATTTTTGGAGGTTAAGATGGAGCAGGAGAATGTGGAAGAAGAAGTGAATCTGCAACAGAAGAAGAAGCATAAAGGAAAACACGACAAGCCCAAGCCATGGGACGAAGACCCAAATATTGACCGTTGGAAGATAGACAAGTTCGACCCTTCTTGGAACCCCGATGGGTTGCTCGAAATCAGCTCTTTCTCCACTATCTTCCCTCGCTACCGAG aaaaatactTACAAGAAGCTTGGCCAAAGGTTAAATCTGCTTTGAAAGAATATGGTATTGCGGCTGAGCTCAACTTG GTTGAAGGGTCCATGACAGTTtcaacaacaagaaaaactaGGGACCCTTATATTATTATCAAAGCCAGGGATCTCATCAAGCTTCTATCAAGAAGTGTTCCTGCACCTCAG GCAATCAAAATACTGGATGATGAAATGCAATGTGACATAATCAAAATTGGAAGCTTGGTGCGAAATAag GAACGGTTTGTTAAAAGAAGGCAGCGTCTTGTGGGGCCTAATTCTTCGACTTTGAAG GCACTTGAAATATTGACAAGCTGCTACATTCTTGTTCAG GGAAACACTGTCGCTGCTATGGGTGCAtttaaaggtttaaaacaAGTCAGGAGGATTGTGGAAGACtgcatagaaaataaaatgcatCCTGTATACCATATCAAG ATTCTCATGATGAAGAAAGAACTTGAGAAGGATCCAACacttaaaaatgaaaactgGGACAGGTTTCTTCCGAAGTTTAAGAA GAAAAATGTTCAAACGAAGAAGGTTAAGAGTAAAGAGAAGAAACCATATACACCCTTCCCTCCTCCTCAGCAACCTAGCAAG ATTGATCAAGAATTGGAATCTGGGGAATATTTCTTGagtgagaaaaagaaattagctAAGAAGTGGCAAGAGAAGCAGGAGAAGCAGGCGCAGAAAACAGCTGAAAACAAACgaaaaagagaagaatcaTTTGTTCCTCCCAAG GAACCTGTAAAGCAAGATTCTAGAGAGTCAGAGAATGATAAGGAAGATGTTGCTGTCCTTACCATGTCATTGAAG CAAAAGGCCAAGGAGTTTGGGAAGCAAAAATCTTTCCAAAATATCAATGCAGAAGAATATATTGCAGCACCTGCTGGGAAACAAcctttaaaaaagaaaaagaaatccaAGCATACCTAG
- the LOC108663290 gene encoding uncharacterized protein LOC108663290 → MNVDNYTEWKRNLSIVFNYDKITWVLSNHEPKALTSQSTPQDIEYHKQWHDANDLGKCYILAPMNSVLQKQHEGMGNAANIKLHIHEMFGTKTKSAKVKAINAFKDLKQKLGEPVRHYMLKVISCLNEAELNGAKINKEMQISMIIHNLNLSFSQFKLDYELHTRDYTLSRLTNDLQNVVEVLDLKKKPEARAISIG, encoded by the coding sequence ATGAATGTTGATAACTACactgaatggaaaagaaaccttAGTATCGTTTTTAATTATGATAAGATCACATGGGTTCTTTCTAACCATGAGCCTAAAGCACTAACTTCCCAATCAACTCCACAAGATATTGAATATCATAAGCAATGGCATGATGCAAATGACCTGGGTAAATGCTATATACTAGCCCCTATGAATAGTGTATTACAAAAGCAACACGAAGGCATGGGTAATGCTGCTAACATAAAGTTGCACATACATGAGATGTTTGGTACAAAAACAAAGTCTGCTAAGGTGAAAGCAATCAATGCTTTTAAGGACCTTAAGCAGAAACTTGGGGAGCCAGTTAGACATTACATGCTGAAAGTGATCTCTTGTCTCAATGAGGCAGAACTAAATGGTGCTAAGATAAATAAGGAAATGCAAATATCAATGATCATTCATAACTTGAATTTGTCATTTTCACAGTTCAAATTGGATTATGAACTGCACACTAGGGATTACACCTTAAGTAGGCTAACGAATGATCTCCAAAATGTGGTGGAGgttcttgatttgaaaaaaaagcCTGAAGCACGTGCAATTTCTATTGGGTGA